The region GTACAACACCATCTATTACATCGTCGAATCGCCGCGCGAGGCGGGGACGATCTGGGTGGGCACCGACGACGGCCTCGTGCAGCTCACGCGCGACGGCGGGAAGACGTGGACCAACGTCACGCCCAAGGGCATGGGCCCGGGGTTCGTCAACGCGATCGAGGTCTCGCCGTGGGAGAACGGCACCGCGTACATGACCTACGACGGCTACAAGTACAGCGACTGGGCGCCGCACATCTACAAGACCACCGACTACGGCAGAAGCTGGACGCAGCTCGTGAACGGCATTCGCGACGGCGACCAGGTGCGCGTGGTGCGCGCCGATCCGGCGCGGCGCGGGCTGCTGTTCGCCGGCACCGAGACGGGCGCCTACGTGTCGTTCAACGACGGCGAACGGTGGCAGAGTCTGCAGGCCAACCTGCCACCGGTGCCGGTGACCGACCTCCAGGTCCACGACGGCGATCTCGTCGCGTCCACCGAGGGACGCGCCTTCTGGATTCTGGACGACATCGCCCCGCTCGAACAGGGCGCCGAGGCGGTGTCGAGCGGTGAGACCAGGCTGTTCAAACCGCGCGATGCCTATCGCACGCAGTGGGGCAGCCCCAACGCAGGCCCGGAGTCTGGCGCCAATCCGCCGAGCGGCGCGACCATCTACTACACGGTGGGCGCCAAGGCCGATTCCACCAGCGTGAAGGTGGACATCCTGGGCGCCGACGGCGGCGTGGTGCGCGAGTACAGCAGCAAGGCCAAGCCCACGGCCGCCGGCCGCGGCGGGCGCGGCGGCACGAGCCCCATCGACGGCAAGCCGGGCATGCACCGCATGGTGTGGGACCTGCGTACCGCGCCGTTGAACTCGCCCCCCGGGCTCACCTTCTTCGGGCTGACCGAAGGCTACACGGTGGCGCCCGGCAGCTACACGGTGCGGCTCACGGTGGACGGCAAGAGTTCCAGCGAGCCGCTCACGGTGAAGCCCGATCCGCGCGTGACGCTCACCGCCGCGCAGTACGCCGAGCAGGTACAGGCGATGCGCGACATCCAGGGACGCGCCAACGCGATCTTCGCCGACACACACACGCTGGACGACGTGCGCGACCAGGTGAAGGCCGTCGTGGCGCACGCCAAGGACCTGCCCCGGACCTCCGACGTCGAATCCGCCGGCAAACAACTGGCCGCGCGGCTCGATTCGATGGCCGTGGAACTCGTGCAACCCCAACACACCAACGGCCAGGACATCATCAACTTCCCCAACGGCGTGGTGGACCAGTGGTTGTATCTGGCCAGCGCCGTGAACGACGCGTACATGCCGGTGACCGACGGGGAGAAGACGCGGCTGGGCGACCTGCAGCAGCAATGGACCGCCATCCAGGCCCGCCTCGACGATCTGCTCGGCGCGCAGGTGACGGCGTTCAACGCACTGCTCGGCGGAAAGACGGCGGTGCTCGTACCGCAGCCGAGCCAGAAACCGATTCCATAGAGTCTGACCATGTCGATGTCCCGATCCCATCTCTCGTCGGCGGCGTTCGCGCTGCTGTTGGCGCTCGCTCCGTTGCCCCTGCGCGCCCAGCGGGGGGCGGCGCGACCGGCGCAGCCCCGGCAGGCCGAGGACCCGCGCTTCTCGCAGACCGAGAAGCCGCCGCTGCACGCCACGCACTGGCTGGCCATCACCGGCAAGCCGTTGTCGGCCACGGCCGGCGCGCTGATCTTCGCCGAAGGCGGCAACGCGGTGGACGCCGCGGCGGCGATGCTCGCCGCGGGGTGCACGATGTGGGATACCATCTCCTGCGGCGGCGAGACGCAGGCGTTGATCTACGATCCGCACACCAGGAAGGTCATCGGCATCGACGCGCTCGGCGTGGCCCCCACCGGGGCCACCGCCGAGTTCTACCACAGCAAGGGATATCGCTTTCCACCCGAGTACGGTCCGCTGTCGGCCGTCACGCCGGGCACCGTGGGCGGCTTGCTCACGATGGTGGCCGAGTACGGCAAGCTGTCGCTCAAGCAGGTGCTCGCCCCGGCCATCCAGATGGCCGACGGCTACGCGATCGAGGCGCAGATCTGCAACACGATCGAGCAGTACAAGGACACGCTCGCCCAGTGGAAGTACTCGCGCGCCGTGATGCTCACGCATCCCGGCACGGCGCATCCGGCGCCGGAGCCGGGCGAGGTGTTCGTGCAGAAGGATCTCGCCGCCACCTGGCGCAAGCTCGTGGACACGGAGCAGCAGGCGCTCAGGGCCGGCAAGACGCGCAAGCAGGCCATCTACGCGGCCTACGACCGGTTCTACAAGGGCGACATCGCCCGCGAGATGGTGCGCGGCGTCCGCGAGGAGGGCGGCCTGTTCACGATGCAGGACCTGGCCAACTGGAAGGTGCGCATCGAGGAACCGTTGCACACGAATTACAAGGGCATCGAAGTGTACAAGCTCCCCATCTGGCAGCAGGGCCCGGTGATGCTCCAGGCGCTCAACATGCTGGAGAACACGGACGTGAAGGCGATGGGCTACAACTCGCCCCGGTACATCCATACGCTATATCAGGTGATGAACCTGGCGTTTGCCGATCGCGACTTCTATTACGGCGACCCGTACTTTCCGCCCGAGGAGCCGGTCAAGGGACTGCTGTCCAAGGCGTACGCCAAGGCGCGCTTCGGCCTCATCAACTGGACCCACAACGATCCGAACGTGAAGCCCGGCGATCCCTATCCGTATCAGGGCGGCGTGAATCCGTTCAAGGATCTGCTCGCGCAGTGGAATCCGGCCGACTTCGTACCCAAGGCGTCGCAGCCGCGCGGGGGCCAGCAGGACCGCGTGCCGCCGGTGAAGCCTGACTCGAACCCGGGACGGATGTCGGGCGCCGCGGAGTTCTTGCCCGATCACGCGACGCACGCCGATTCGGCGTTCGACAACGACTTCTACGCGGGGACCACGTCGATCGTGTCGGCCGACGCCGAGGGGTGGGTGGTGTCGGTGACGCCGAGCGGCGGGTGGGTGCCGGCCGTGATCGCCGGACACACCGGCATCGGACTCAGCGAACGCGCGCAGAGCTTCGTGACGTACGCCAAGGACGGCCCGTACAACGTGATCGAGCCCGGCAAGCGGCCCCGCGTCACGCTCACGCCGACCCTCGCGCTCAAGCACGGCGCGCCGTATCTGGCGTTCGCCGTTCAGGGGGGCGATTCGCAGGATCAGAACCTGCTGCAATTCTTCCTGAACGTGGTGGAGTTCGGCATGACCGTGCAGCAGGCCACCGAAGCGCCGAACATGAACAGCTACCAGATGCGGTCGTCGTTCGGGATGCACGAACTGGAGCCGGGCAAGATGCTGGTCGCCACCTCGCTCCCCGACTCCACGCGCGCCGCGCTACGCGCCATGGGCTACACGCTGGAGTTCGCGCCGCGCACCTCGGGGCCGATCAACGCGATCCTGTTCGACCTGCAGCACCACACGATGTGGGGCGGATCGAGCAATCACGGCGAGGATTACGGCATCGCCTGGTGAGGCGCCGGGATGTCCGGCGCGCCGTGTAGGGGTTCGCCGCACGTTGGGGGCACAAAGATCGCTTGATGCCCCGGGCCACGGTGTCGGACCGTGCCCCGGGAGGGTCAAAGGCAGAGAAGCGCCGCAGGATCGCGTTCACCCTTTGCCGAGGTCCCGATGCGTCATGCCGCACCGCTGGTCGCCGCCATGCTGGCCATGGTCCCGACCCCAGTGCCCAAGCGGCTGCAGGCGCGCTTCGACGCCGATCGCGTGTACGTCGAGGTGCGCGCCCGGAACGGCGCGACGCTCGAGATGTACACCGACACGGGCGGTGGGCTGCTCCTCTCGGCCGCGGCCGCGACGCGGTTGGGGCTCACCGTGCGCACGCCCGTCGCGCCTTCGGAGAAGCCCGCGTCGGGCCCCGGCGCGCGGGTGACCGACGTGCCCGCGTTCGCGCGCGACGAGACGGCGCCGCCCATTCCGTCGGACCGGCCGATCGCGGTGGTGTCCAAGGTGGCGGAGATTCCGGGGTGGCCCGAGCAGGGAGACGGGATCCTCGGCCAGGCCTGGTTCGCGGGCCATGTGTGGACCTGGAACTATCCGGCGCACCGCCTCACGCTCCGCCCCGATCGGTGGCGGCCGACGGGCGCCGCGCGGCGCATGCCGATCGGTTTCAAGTCGGCGGGCGGCAAGCGCGAGCTCAACTTTCCGCGCATCGTCGTGCAGGTGGACGGCCGGCCGCTCTCGCTGCTGCTCGACACCGGCGCCGAGACGCTGCTCACGCCGCAGGCGCTGGCCGCGATCCACGACGGCGAGCCGGCATTCCGCGCCACGAGCATGATCGCGCAGAGCGTGTTCGAGGGATGGGAGACCGCGCACCCCGATTGGCGGGTGATCGAGGACGCGCAGATGGTCACGCGCAGCCGCATGATCGAGGTCCCGAGCGTGCGGATTGCCGGCATCACGGTGGGCCCGGTGTGGTTCACCGAGCGCACCGACGCGAGCTTCCACAAGTTCATGTCGGCGATGACCGACGCCCGCGTGGAGGGCTCGCTGGGCGGCAACGCCCTGGCCGGCCTGGTGATGACGCTCGACTATCCGCGCGCCCAGGCCTGGTTCACGTGCAAGGCGCACTGCACGGTGGCGCGAGCGGGCACGTAGCGAAACCGGCGCGGGCGGCGGTCTCGCCGTCCGCCGCGATCAGGCTTCGTCGCCGGCGCCCGAGCGGCGCACCCACGTGAAGAACAATCCCGTCATCACGCTGAACGCGATCGCCGTGCCGCCGAGTTCCATCACCGCGCCCGCGATCTGGAGGTCCATCATCGCCGGCAGGTTCCGGAACGGTGGCGCGAGTTGATAGATACTGTACAACGGGAATTCCGCGAGCAGCATGATGATCGCGATGCCCGAGTGGATGAGCGTGCCCAGGAAGACATACAGCAGCTTCATCAGCACCGGGAAGTCGCGCCGCGGCACGCTCATGATCACGGGCCACCAGAACACGAGGCCGGCCACCAGCCACGCGAGGTCGAGGACGAACGCCCCGCCCTGCGACACCATCAGCCCGTCCACCACACTGGGTACGTGGGTGGCGGCCGCGATGATGTTGAACACGATCGCCGCCATGAGCGGGGCGGTGACCACCCGGAGCGCGAGACCCACGGCCCCCTGCGGCTCGGGCCGGGCCAGCAGGCCGGGTTCGAGGCCGAGCAGCAGGAGCGGACTGGCCCCCATCGTGATGAGCAGGAACTGCACGGCGTGCGCGCTGGCCAAATAGCCGGCCGCCAGCGGACCGAGCGGCCAGTCCAGCGCGAGCCATACCAGGGCCACGCCGATCCATCCGAGCACGTGCCGTCGCCGCGCCGAGGGCGTGTTGGCCGCGCGGCGCGTGAGCGCCCAATAACCGGCCGCCACGCCGGCCACCACCAGCCACACGCCCGGATAGGCGCGCCACTTCCAGCTCCACGGAAGGTCCTGCGCCGAGCACCACCACTGCACCTTGGTCACCATGCCGCGGGTCCTGCGTTCAGTGTGAGATCAATGCGCGCCACGCAGCAGCTCCGGCAGATCGTGCGCCCAATCCTGCTGGAGGGTGCCGAACGGGTACGCGCGATGCGCGCTGTCGTCGGGCGTGAAGGCGTACACCTGCGCCGCGTGCCCCACGGCGTAGCCGCTGTCGGACGCCGTGCTCGATTCCTTGACCGCCAGCGCGACGCCCACGGCGCGCTCCGCGGCCTCGATCTCGGACTCGCTGCCCCGCAGCCCGATGAACGAATGGTTGAACGAGTCGAGCCAGGAACGCAGACGCGACGCGGAATCGCGGGGCGGATCGGTGGTCACGAACACCACGCGGATCCTGGCGCGCTGATCGGCCGGGAGCCGGGCCATGGCGGCAGCGATGTTCGACATCTGCACCGGGCACACGTCGGGACAGTGGGTGTAGCCGAACGCGAGCAGGGTGAGCGTTCCGTGCGTCTCACGCGCGAACGAGAACGGCTTGCCCTCGGTGTCGGTGAGTTGGAAGTCCGGACGCGGAATGGCGTGCGGGAGCACTGCCCCGTGCAGATCCTGCGAGTTGCGCAACGGACCGCCGCACGCGGCGGCCGCGGCAAGGACAGTGGAGAGCAACAGGAGGCGCATGCGCTGCGTGAACGTCGACACCAGGACTCCGAGGCAGAGTGCAACGTAATGCCCGCGGGCGGCGGTTGGTAGCCGCGCCCGCGGGCATGCGTTCCGCGTCGAGAAGTCGTGAAGAATCGCGCTACTGGTCCACGCGCGGGTCGGGGCGCACCTCGAACGTCTGCGTGTAGCTCTGGCCGTTCACGGTCAGCCGCGCCGTGAACATCCCCGTGGTCTGCGGCGGCGGACCCGCCGCGGCGCCGCGCCCGCCGCGGCCCCCGCGTCCTCCTCCACCGAACCCGCGGCGTCCCCCGCCGAGCGGACTCCACGTCACCCGGTGCATGCCCGCCGCCGCCGAGAACGGCTCGGGCGGAACCTGCCAGAGCGGGGAGACGTTCGGGATGCCACCTGCCCGCCCGCGGCCGCGGCCCGCCGGCGCGGCTGGCGTCGCGCCCGGCTCGTTGCTGAACGTCTGTCGCACGGCGCCGGACGCGTCGAGAATCTCGAGCGTCACCGCGCCGGCGGCATTCGCCTTGAGGTAGTAGTCGATGTACGCCCCGTCCGGCGGGTTGGGCGCCTGCGGCTCGTCCTTCTGCAACGGCGTGCCGTTGTCGCCGCCCTGCCGGTAGTTGACGGCCGTGGCCGGCTTGAACAGATAGGCGTCGGACTGCGCGATGGTATCGTTGAGCTGGCGCAGCGCGCTGATGTCGTCGATCACCCAGAAGCCGCGGCCGTGCGTGGCCACGATCAGGTCGTTGCCGTACACCTCGAAGTCACGCGTGGACGTGACCGGGAGATCGAGCTGCAGTGCCTGCCAGTGGTCGCCGTCGTCGAACGAGATGAACGCGCCGCGCTCGGTGCCGGCGAACAGGAGCCCCTGGCGCATCGGATCCTCGCGCACCGTGTGCACGTACACGCCCGCCGGGAGCCCGCTGGTGATCTTCTCCCAGGTGCGGCCCATGTCGCGCGTGCGATAGATGTACGGCTCGAAGTCCTGCAACTGGTGGCGGTCCACGCTGGCATAGGCCGCGTTGAAGTCGAAGTGCGACGCCTCGATCATCGTCACGCGGCTCCACGCGGTGAGCGGCGGCGGCGTCACGTCCTTCCACTGCTTGCCGTCGTCGGTGGTCACGTGGATCAGGCCATCGTCGGTGCCCGCCCAGAGCATCGGCACCAGAATCGGCGACGGGGCCACGGTGTAGACCACGCCGCCGTTGCCGCGGTTGGGGTCGAAGTCGCGCGCCGACGCCTGGTCGAGATTCGACGGCGCGGAGGCATCGGGCCGCGTGAGATCGCCCGAGATCCGCGTCCACGACGCCGCGGTATCGGTGGACTTGAACACGTATTGGTTGGCGTAGAACAGCGCCCGCGGATCGGCCTTGGAGAGCACCAGCGGCTGCGTCCAGTCCGTCCGCACCTTCACGCCCTCCGGCACCGCCGGCGCGGCGGTGCCCGGCAGGTCGCGGTTGAGCGCCAGGTCGTACCGGCCGCCCGTGCCGCCGTAGATGATGCCCGGGTGCAGCGGATCGCCGGCCGTGTAGCCGCTCTCGCCGCCGGCGCCGATCGGCTCCCAGTCGCGCATGGAGATCTCGCCGAACTTGCCGCGCGAACACACGGCCACCGAGCCGCTGTCCTGCTGGGCGCCGGTCACCCAGTACGGGTACCGGTAGTCCACCGAGCAATGATAAATCTGGGCCGTGGGCTGGTTGAGCCACGAACTCCAGGTGACGTTGCGCGGGTCGGCGGTGCGCGCATTGCGCGTGATGATCGTGCCCTGATCGCTGGCCACGATCATCGTGTTGGAATCGTCGGGTGAGATCCACGCCTGATGGTAGTCATCGCCGCCGGGCGACCCGCGCAGGGCCACCCAGGTCTTGCCGCCGTCCATCGTGCGCGATACGGCGACGTTGGACACGTACACGGCGTCGGGGTCCTTGGGATCGCAGACCACGTGTTCGAAGTACCAGCCGCGTCCCCAGAGCGCCGGATCGGCGGACATCTTGGTCCACGACTCGCCGCCGTCGTCGGAGCGGAAGAATCCACCCTGCCCCGACGCGCCGGCGCCGAACGCCCCGGTGGCGGCCGGCGGCTTCTCGCCCGGCGCGAGTTCCAGATTGTCGATCACGGCGTACACGCGCCGAGGATGGCTGGCCGAGATGGCGATGCCGCTCTTGCCGATGCCGTTGGTGGGCAGGCCCTGCGTCAACTCCTTCCACGTGCTGCCGCCATCGGTGGACTTGTAGATGCCGCCGCCGGGGCCGTTGGACGGCGCGTACACGAACCAGGGCGGACGGCGCGTGTTCCAGAGGCTCGCGAACACCACTCGCGGATTGCTCGGATCGATCTGGACGTCGATCGCGCCCACGTTCTCATTCTTGAACAGCACCTTCTCCCAGCTCTTGCCGCCGTCGCGCGAGCGGAACACGCCGCGCTCGGGGTTGGGCCCGTAGAAATGGCCGATCGCGGCCACGAACACGATGTTCGCATTGTGCGGATCGACGGCGATCTTGCCGATGTGCTGCGTGTCCTCGAGCCCCAGGTGCGCCCACGTCTTGCCGCCGTCGGTGGACTTGTAGACGCCATTGCCGAACCCCGTGGAATCGCGGAGCGTGCATTCGCCGCTGCCCACGTAGACGGTATCGGGCGCCGAGGCCGCCACCGCGACGGCGCCGATGGACGCCACCGATTGCGCGTCGAACACCGGCTCCCACACGCGGCCGGCGTCGATGGACTTCCAGAGGCCGCCGTTCACCGAGCCGAAGTAGAACTCGTTGGGACGGCCCGGCACGCCGGTCACCGCATCGGTGCGGCCGCCGCGGAAGGGGCCCAGCATGCGCCAGCGGAGTCCCGAGAAGAGGGCCGGCGACTGCGGACCGGTGGTGGTGCGCAGCACGCCGTGGGCCAGCGCCACGGGGTCGGCGTTCGGCCGCAGCGCCGGCGCGGCGGCCCCGGGCACGCGCGAGCGCAGCCCCCCGCCGCCGAGGAACGGACCGGCGAGCGAGAACGCCGCGCCGTAGATGCCGGCGCGGACGAGGAAGTCGCGGCGCGAGACGGGGGACTCTTCAACCGGGTCGGCGCCGG is a window of Gemmatimonadaceae bacterium DNA encoding:
- a CDS encoding gamma-glutamyltransferase, yielding MSMSRSHLSSAAFALLLALAPLPLRAQRGAARPAQPRQAEDPRFSQTEKPPLHATHWLAITGKPLSATAGALIFAEGGNAVDAAAAMLAAGCTMWDTISCGGETQALIYDPHTRKVIGIDALGVAPTGATAEFYHSKGYRFPPEYGPLSAVTPGTVGGLLTMVAEYGKLSLKQVLAPAIQMADGYAIEAQICNTIEQYKDTLAQWKYSRAVMLTHPGTAHPAPEPGEVFVQKDLAATWRKLVDTEQQALRAGKTRKQAIYAAYDRFYKGDIAREMVRGVREEGGLFTMQDLANWKVRIEEPLHTNYKGIEVYKLPIWQQGPVMLQALNMLENTDVKAMGYNSPRYIHTLYQVMNLAFADRDFYYGDPYFPPEEPVKGLLSKAYAKARFGLINWTHNDPNVKPGDPYPYQGGVNPFKDLLAQWNPADFVPKASQPRGGQQDRVPPVKPDSNPGRMSGAAEFLPDHATHADSAFDNDFYAGTTSIVSADAEGWVVSVTPSGGWVPAVIAGHTGIGLSERAQSFVTYAKDGPYNVIEPGKRPRVTLTPTLALKHGAPYLAFAVQGGDSQDQNLLQFFLNVVEFGMTVQQATEAPNMNSYQMRSSFGMHELEPGKMLVATSLPDSTRAALRAMGYTLEFAPRTSGPINAILFDLQHHTMWGGSSNHGEDYGIAW
- a CDS encoding cytochrome c oxidase assembly protein is translated as MVTKVQWWCSAQDLPWSWKWRAYPGVWLVVAGVAAGYWALTRRAANTPSARRRHVLGWIGVALVWLALDWPLGPLAAGYLASAHAVQFLLITMGASPLLLLGLEPGLLARPEPQGAVGLALRVVTAPLMAAIVFNIIAAATHVPSVVDGLMVSQGGAFVLDLAWLVAGLVFWWPVIMSVPRRDFPVLMKLLYVFLGTLIHSGIAIIMLLAEFPLYSIYQLAPPFRNLPAMMDLQIAGAVMELGGTAIAFSVMTGLFFTWVRRSGAGDEA
- a CDS encoding SCO family protein, producing MSTFTQRMRLLLLSTVLAAAAACGGPLRNSQDLHGAVLPHAIPRPDFQLTDTEGKPFSFARETHGTLTLLAFGYTHCPDVCPVQMSNIAAAMARLPADQRARIRVVFVTTDPPRDSASRLRSWLDSFNHSFIGLRGSESEIEAAERAVGVALAVKESSTASDSGYAVGHAAQVYAFTPDDSAHRAYPFGTLQQDWAHDLPELLRGAH